The genomic segment TTTCAGGGCTGCAATGCCCAGGATGCCTGTGCCCGTGCCGCAATCGAGCACCCGCTTGCCTTCGAGGTCGAGTTCCATGAGTTGACTCACCATCATGCGTGTCGTCTCGTGTGTGCCCGTGCCGAAAGCCAGGTGAGCGTCAATCTCAATGGAGATGTGATTGTTGAGCGGATAGTCTTGTGGCAAGTGCCTGCCATCGTGAATGATAATCGTATTTGCAGGCTTGTTCTCTTGCTCCTTGCTCCTTGTTCCTTGCCCCTCAACAATAATCGGTTCGAATCCTTCCTGCTCCCATTGCTCGTTCCAGTCCTTGTCCTCGGCCTCCTTCGTTGTAAACGAAATGGTGCACGAAGGTAGCGGACATCCGTCGAGTAATGCTCTGAGTACTTGTTTGTTGTATTCCGTTTGCTGAACATAGCCTTTAATGCCTTTTTCCGTATCCTCAAACGTCTCGAACCCAGCCTCGCCAGCCAGCGCGGCCACTATATCGCGTGCGTCCTGCATCATCACCTGGGGCGTCTCAATTGTAAAATCCACTTCAAAATACTTCATAGTCAATAACCGTTAACCAATTATCAATAAATATTATTTTCCTGCAAAATTACTAAAAATAGGGAAAATCCTACCACGTTTTAGGGTTTTTCCGTATCTTTGCACTTAAATTCTGAGTATTTTTGCATCGTGAAGAAATAAATAAAACATATAGAGCATATGAAAAAGTGGATTCTATTATCAATGACGCTGGTCTTGACATCGCTCACGGCGACGGCTCAGGACGACATGTACTTCGCTTCGAGTAAGAAGATGAAGGCCGAGCGTGAGGCAGCCCAGAAGGCCCGAGAGGCTTACGAGCGCACTTACTATTGTGGTTCGCAGCGCAGCGTTGATGACTATAACCGCATGGGCAGCAGCTATCAGGTGCTGCCTAAGGATACTGGCGACGTGATTACGTTTGATGCTGTGGAGGGCGTTTATCCCGACTCTGTGGCCGATTATCAGTTGACCAAGCAGATGACCCGCTTCGACGACTATGTGCCATCGATAGCCTATTGGGAAGGCTATAAGGCCGGTCAGCGCGACAGTTGGGGTTGGCATTCGCCCTGGTATTACTCATCGCTCTATCCCTGGTACGATCCCTGGTACTACGATCCCTGGTATGCTGGATGGTACGATCCCTGGTATTATGACTATGGTTGGCGTCGCTACGGCTGGTATGCAGGCTATGGTGGATGGTATGGTGGCTGGTATGGCTACTACGGCTATGGCTATCCTTATTATTACTATAGCTACACTTCGCCCACCACTATTCGCCATGGTAGCGTCTATACCTCGCGTACCGGCACACAGAGCCACGGACGCATTGTAGAGAACAATCATCGCAGCACCACCTATTCGTCTACGGCCAACGGTCGTGGCGTGGGAGCCGGCAGAAGCACTACGGGCGGTGTACGTTCGGCAGGTATCATTGGAGGTCGTTCTAACACGGGCAGCCGAACCACGGCACCTGTTCGCACCAATACAACTGTTAACACCAGCATTGGCAACGGCAACACGCGCTCTACCTCGGGCAGCGTCTACAGCGGCGGTGGCAACCGTAGCGCAGGTAGTTCTGTTGGTGGCGGCGGAGGTTCGTTTGGTGGCGGTGGTCGCTCTGGCGGCGGTTCCGTAGGTGGCGGTCGCTCAACCAGCGGTGGACGCAGATAACCAGTCGGTGCTCAACCCAGGATAGATGGACGCAGATAAAAAAGGACATTCAAAACTTTAAACCATATGAAGAAGTATTTGTTTATCGCAGCCTTAGCGATGGGTGCAATGCCCATGGTTGCACAAGAGACATATCAGAACGCAGCGGTGGCCACAGAAGACCTGAACGGCACGGCACGCTATGTGGGTATGGGTGGCGCTATGGACGCGCTCGGAGCCGACATATCGACCATCGGCACAAACCCTGCCGGCATTGGTCTGTTCCGCTCATCGTCTGTGTCGCTGTCGGCCGGAGTGGTGAGTCAGCAGAACGCCAAGCGCTTTGCCGATGGCTATAAGACCAACCTCAGCTTCGACCAGATTGGATTGGTTTACGCCACTCAGTGGAACTCAAACAACAATGTGAACTTTGGTTTCAACTACCACAAAAGTCGCAACTTCGACCAGATTCTTAGTGTGGCCGATGGACTGAATGGTGCTTCGCAAAACAAAGCCACTGTGATTAAGCGCGACCAAAGACTGCTCTATGTTGAGGAGAATGACAAGCCCGATTTCAATCGCGCTTACAGCTCGTGCAGCGTCCTTGATGCCCTCTATGCCAACAACCTGAACTACAATGCTACCGATCGGAGGTGGTATTCGTACGATGGTGAGGAGTATGTCTTCGACCGCATGCATGATGGCTATGTGGGCGAGTACGACTTCAACCTGAGTGGCAACGTGAAAGACCGCTTCTTCTGGGGCGTCACCGTGGGCATTCACGATGTGCACTATCATCACTATGGCGAATATGCCGAGAATCTGGTGGGCGGACTCGGTGGCGTGCCGCAGAGCTTTGGTGTCACCATCAGCGACGACCGTCGCATCAAAGGTCAGGGCGCCGATGTCAAGGTGGGTGTCATCTTCCGTCCTATCGAGGAATCGCCCTTGCGCTTCGGCTTGAGCGTGAGCACGCCTACATGGTACGACCTGAAGACGAGTAGTTTCACCACTTATAAAGACAATACAGGCGTGTACGATGGCATTGCCGACGAGTATAAGTTCCGACTCTACACTCCTTGGCGTTTCAACCTCTCGGCTGGACATACCGTGGGCGACTGGCTGGCATTGGGCCTGGGCTACGAGTTTGCCGACTACAGCAGCATGGACACACGTCAGTTGACTGGCGAGTATACCTACGACGGCGGCGAGGAAAGCGAGAGCGACAACGAGATGAACCGCCACACGGCCAAAACCCTCAAGGGCGTGTCTACATTCAAGGCTGGCATTGAGCTGCGCCCCGATCCCGCCGTGGCTGTGCGCTTTGGCTACAACTACGTGTCGCCTATGTACGAGAAGAATGGCTATAAGGACACATGGCTGGGATCTATGGGCTCGTATCACAGCTCAACGAGCGACTTCATCAACTGGGATGCTACGCATCGTATCACCTGCGGACTCGGCATTCAGTCGGGCGCCTGGAACTTTGGTGCAGCCTATCAGTATTCGGTTCAGAAGGGCAAGTTTGCTCCGTTCGACTCGTACGAGGACCAGTACATCAGCAACCTGGCCAAGTTGGTTGACTTGAAAAATCAGCGTCATCAATTCTTGTTCACCGTAAACTACACGTTCTCGCTCGACAAGAACATATGGGATTGACGCTAAGAGATACACTTTTTGTTATTTAATGGTTATGGTGTTGCCTTTCGTGAGAACCGCATCATTATGTGATTGAAAGAGGAGTTGACGTGATGTCAACTCCTCGCTTTTTTTTTGAATACTCGCAAGTTCGTTTGTCGCGGAACTGCTGTGGGCAATGGAGGGCCTAGTAGGGAATTGAGAAATGGGTCGTAATAATCTCAAAATCTCAAATCTCAATTAAAAATCAAGGGACTTCTCACCTCAACAATGCCCTTTATTTATTTTATAACTTATTGATTATTAAATATATATATAATATATAATAAGAATATGGAGAGATAAAGGGTGTACTAAAAAACAACTGAGATTCTGAGACTGAGACTGTCCTTTATTAAAATTATCATTTAATTCCCTAAAAAGCAATGACTTACAATATTTTTGACCGCACCGCTCCGGCGATGCCAAAGCCCGGAAAAGGCACAGAAGTAGTGAAATTACTACTCTCACAAGTATCAAAAGAGATGCAAGAACCGCTTGTACCGATGCTTTTCCCCTCACTTGGCGCGCATACCATCGACGCGGAATTTTGGTTGGAAAACCATATCCACGCCCCCTATGATACGAAACGGCATCTTTAGACCCTCGAAACGGCATATCTGGAGCCTCGAAATGGCATCTTTAGAGTCTCGAAACGGCAGGTATCGATAATTGCGGGCGCGGAGGCTAAAAAAGTTGAGATAAAATTTGTTGAAAAGAAAAAAAATAGTTACCTTTGCACCCGCAAAACACACAAGGGTTGCCGACATGGCTCAGTTGGTAGAGCAACGCATTCGTAATGCGTAGGTCCCCGGTTCGAGTCCGGGTGTCGGCTCAAGAAAAGAAGGTTGAGAGGGGTAGGGTTACCCCTTTTTTGCTTTTATCCATTCTTTAGAATCAAAAAATCGCGGAATTAGCTCAGTTGGTAGAGCATTGGCTTCCCAAGCCGAGGGTCGCGGGTTCGAGTCCCGTATTCCGCTCCTTTTCTTTTTTTATGATAGAACCACAGTTCATTTCCAGTTTACAAAATCAGAGAGTGAAGCAGGTGATGCTGCTTCAGCAGAAGTCTTCAGAACGCCGCAAGACGGGTTTGTTTGTGGTGGAGGGCGTACGTGAGTTGGGCCATTGCATGAAGGCCGGCTACGTGGTGGACAGTATTTACTATTGTGCATCGCTCTTCTCAGACATGTCGGTGCTGGTTGGCGTGGAGCATGTTTACGAGGTGACGCCGCAGGTTTACGAGAAGATGGCGTATCGTGGCAGTACGGAGGGACTGCTGGCTGTAGTCAAGGCTAAGGCGCATGGGCTGGACACGCTGAACCTGCCCGAGAACCCGCTGATTATGGTTCTCGAAAGTGTTGAGAAGCCGGGCAACCTGGGTGCTGTGTTGCGCTCGGCCGATGCGGCTGGTGCCGATGCGGTGATTCTGTGCGACCCGCTGACGGATCTTTACAATCCCAACCTTATTCGTGCTAGCATCGGAGCTTTGTTTACGGTGCCTACGGTGGCTGTGGGCAACAAGGAGTGTATTGCTTTCCTGAAGGAGCGCGGCATCAAGATTCTGACGGCGCAGTTGCAGGACTCGGAGTTGTACTACGATATGGATATGACCTGCGGCACGGCCATTGTGATGGGAACGGAGGCTACGGGACTCACCAACGAGTGGCGTCAGGCAGCCGATGCGCATATTCGCATTCCGATGTGTGGACAGCTTGACTCGCTCAACGTGTCGGTGTCGGCAGCTATCTTGCTCTACGAGGCTGTGAGACAGCGTAAGGCGTAAGACTTGAATAGATAAATAAAGAATGGGAAACATCGAAAGATGCTTCCCATTGCTTTTTATAGTGCTTCGTCGTCGGGCCGCTGTGGGCGGGGCTTCGTCTGGGGCAAATGGCGCTTTTTCCTGAGCCATGCTTCCTTGCGAGCCTCATAGTCGGCCTGATGTTTCTCTAGATATCCGTCTGCCATAGTCGTTATTGTATATTGCGGATTATGGAACCGATATGCTTATTTATTTCTCGCGGAACTTGCCGTAGACAACACTCACCTTGATGGGGTCGTTGGGGTTCTCTGTGCCGCCAACAAGGCGCACGCTGGTGAGCGACATGTCGTGGTCGACACTCGTCGAAGTGTTGCTGTCGTAGCTCACAGGCACCAATACAACCTTGTTCCAGTCGGGATGTTCAGCCTCCCAGTTGGGGTTCTCGCTGACGCCTTTCTGGCGCATGTTCCATAGACTGGTGATGAGGTTCGAGATATTGGTGAAGTTGTATGTGTTGTTGTTCTTATAGGTGCTGCCGTTGTAGTTGTATTTCACGATATACGACAACTTGTTGTCGGGTAGCAGACTTTCTTCGAAGAAGTTCTTCAAACTGTCTTTCTGAACCATCAGCAGGTTCTGGGGAATGCCGAACATGCGCTCGTCGGTCGACTGGTTGTTCAGTCGCTGGAACGTAATCTTTGCGGCTATCAGCGAGTCGTTCTCGTGGCCCTCCTTAATTTTCTTAATGGGCAGGGCAACCTCGGTGAACAGGCCCGCAGGGGTCTTCAGATAGGTGTGTGTCTTCTCGCTGGCCAACTTCTGGATGGCTTCCTTGTCGTTGGTCACGTATGTGGTCTGGAGCACCTCTTTGGTGCTAGCCATGATCATGGTCTTGTTCACAATGCTATCGCCGTCTTGTATTCTGTAGAATGTGCGCAGACCGATGTTCGACAGGTTTGAGTAGAAGCCGTAGCCGTCGGTAATCTGGAAAAAGAAGCCCGGGCAAACGTTGTGACAGAAGGTGTACGAGTTGCGGAAATACTCGGGGTGCTTGTGATACTGGCGGATGAGGTATGTTCCGTAGTTGTTGTACGTAGTGCCGTCGGGCGCGATATAGGGCGCATTCAATGTGATACGGATGTTGTTGAGATAGTTTTTGGCCTCACGCTCATCGTCGGTGTCCAACTGGTTGAGGAAGGTCATCATCTTGGTCTTATCCAGTCCGTTGGCACGCACCATCCCTTGTTTCAGTGGGTCGAAACTTGAATAGTAGCGGGTGCCTTCCTCCAAGGTGTTCTGCAGCTCGTAGATCTTCATCTTGACGGCCGAGAGACTGTCCTTGGCGTTGTATGGGCTCGACACATAGAGAATGATGTCACACGAGTCGGCAGCGGCCAGCCCGTCGTCAGCACGACTCACGAACTTGTCGTCGTCCGATACGAAGAAGTTGCTCAGAAGATTAAACTGGGTGGTAAACTCGCTCTTTACATCAGCCAGGGTCTCAGGGTCGCGCACGCAACCTAGATAAGAGCTGTTGCCTAATGTAAATACGGAGTCGGCAATAATGGTGCGGGTTGAGTCTACCTCGATGTCGGCTGTCGTAACGTCCAACTGGTCGGTAGGGTTGGTCAGCGACTGACCGATGCCCGCCGTATCCTCGCTACATGAATAAATGGCCATAGCCGTCAGGACGACACCGGCCAAATAGTAGAATCGTTTCATTTACAAGTATATGATTTTTTTGTTCTTTTCTGACTATCACTCAGGATCGTCGGGCTTGATCTGGT from the Prevotella sp. E15-22 genome contains:
- the prmA gene encoding 50S ribosomal protein L11 methyltransferase, with the protein product MKYFEVDFTIETPQVMMQDARDIVAALAGEAGFETFEDTEKGIKGYVQQTEYNKQVLRALLDGCPLPSCTISFTTKEAEDKDWNEQWEQEGFEPIIVEGQGTRSKEQENKPANTIIIHDGRHLPQDYPLNNHISIEIDAHLAFGTGTHETTRMMVSQLMELDLEGKRVLDCGTGTGILGIAALKLGASDAVGYDIDEWSADNARHNAVINRVDSQFTSLLGDASILKEVEGVFDVVLANINRNILLNDMEAFAGKMAPHSTLLLSGFYTQDIDLLEQKASTLGLTKKAQRHDGDWACVMFER
- a CDS encoding OmpP1/FadL family transporter is translated as MKKYLFIAALAMGAMPMVAQETYQNAAVATEDLNGTARYVGMGGAMDALGADISTIGTNPAGIGLFRSSSVSLSAGVVSQQNAKRFADGYKTNLSFDQIGLVYATQWNSNNNVNFGFNYHKSRNFDQILSVADGLNGASQNKATVIKRDQRLLYVEENDKPDFNRAYSSCSVLDALYANNLNYNATDRRWYSYDGEEYVFDRMHDGYVGEYDFNLSGNVKDRFFWGVTVGIHDVHYHHYGEYAENLVGGLGGVPQSFGVTISDDRRIKGQGADVKVGVIFRPIEESPLRFGLSVSTPTWYDLKTSSFTTYKDNTGVYDGIADEYKFRLYTPWRFNLSAGHTVGDWLALGLGYEFADYSSMDTRQLTGEYTYDGGEESESDNEMNRHTAKTLKGVSTFKAGIELRPDPAVAVRFGYNYVSPMYEKNGYKDTWLGSMGSYHSSTSDFINWDATHRITCGLGIQSGAWNFGAAYQYSVQKGKFAPFDSYEDQYISNLAKLVDLKNQRHQFLFTVNYTFSLDKNIWD
- a CDS encoding RNA methyltransferase, with product MKQVMLLQQKSSERRKTGLFVVEGVRELGHCMKAGYVVDSIYYCASLFSDMSVLVGVEHVYEVTPQVYEKMAYRGSTEGLLAVVKAKAHGLDTLNLPENPLIMVLESVEKPGNLGAVLRSADAAGADAVILCDPLTDLYNPNLIRASIGALFTVPTVAVGNKECIAFLKERGIKILTAQLQDSELYYDMDMTCGTAIVMGTEATGLTNEWRQAADAHIRIPMCGQLDSLNVSVSAAILLYEAVRQRKA
- a CDS encoding dehydrogenase codes for the protein MADGYLEKHQADYEARKEAWLRKKRHLPQTKPRPQRPDDEAL
- a CDS encoding DUF4270 domain-containing protein; this encodes MKRFYYLAGVVLTAMAIYSCSEDTAGIGQSLTNPTDQLDVTTADIEVDSTRTIIADSVFTLGNSSYLGCVRDPETLADVKSEFTTQFNLLSNFFVSDDDKFVSRADDGLAAADSCDIILYVSSPYNAKDSLSAVKMKIYELQNTLEEGTRYYSSFDPLKQGMVRANGLDKTKMMTFLNQLDTDDEREAKNYLNNIRITLNAPYIAPDGTTYNNYGTYLIRQYHKHPEYFRNSYTFCHNVCPGFFFQITDGYGFYSNLSNIGLRTFYRIQDGDSIVNKTMIMASTKEVLQTTYVTNDKEAIQKLASEKTHTYLKTPAGLFTEVALPIKKIKEGHENDSLIAAKITFQRLNNQSTDERMFGIPQNLLMVQKDSLKNFFEESLLPDNKLSYIVKYNYNGSTYKNNNTYNFTNISNLITSLWNMRQKGVSENPNWEAEHPDWNKVVLVPVSYDSNTSTSVDHDMSLTSVRLVGGTENPNDPIKVSVVYGKFREK